The following is a genomic window from Pedobacter sp. KBS0701.
TAGATTTAGCCGCATTAGTGTAAAATTCCATTTTTGCAGGATGGCTTGGCGAGCAGGCATTATACGTTCTGCCGAATGCCTGTTTTTCCAAAAGGTTTACCGCAACGCCTACCGCATCTGTTTGATGAATCAGGTTCACCGGCGCTAAACCATTTGGTACATTACTTTTTCCGGCAAAGAATCTGCCAGGGTTACGGTCAGGACCAATTAAGCCTGCAAAGCGGATCACTGTGTAGTTTTCCGGAAATAGTTCCTTAAATAGTATTTCGGCGGCCAGAACGACCTTTCCCGAATCCGTATCGGGATTTGGCTCGCTGTTTTCATTTACTGTTTTGTTTTCATCCGCATAAACACTGGTCGAACTGATCAACACCACGTGTTTTGATTTATCTTTTGCAGCTGCTAAAATTGAGTTGACCTTTTGAGGATAATCAGGAAGTTCAGTCGAATTACGTCTTGGTGGAATGCAGATAAACAATACATCTGCATCAAAAAAATCCTGATCTGCTGAGATCTGAGCAGCCGTTAAATTGACCAGAAACGGCTGAATGCCTTCTTCTGAAAGTTTTGATAACTTTTCAGGAGTTGTGGTAGAGCCTTTAACCTGGTAAGACAATTGAATCAGTTTTCGGGCAAATGCCAGACCAAACCAGCCACAACCCAAAATCGATATGGTTTTAATGCTGTTTTTATGTGTCGTATTATATTGAATCATTTGCCCTAAAGATAAATAGTTGGCTTTATAATTTGCCCTGATTCGTGTCAATTCTGCTTTTTGTACATGGTTCTGGAAAGTTTTAATATGCCGTCATTATAAGAAGTAGGTTTGAAGTTGAATGCCTTTTCGAATTTGGTAGAATCGAAGTGATAATCATGATCGTACTGATAGTACATTTCTATAGTACCTGCAACTACCTTTTTAAATAACCCTGCTAAACGTAACATCAGTTTATTAATGATCAGATATTGAGGTTTGGTTTCATAAATCTTTGCAGCCATTGCTATAAAAGCTTTCCCTTTTAAAGGGGCTGCAGTTGGCAGGTGCCATATCTGGTTGCCAGAATCGGGTGTTTGTCCTAACAGGAATAAAGCTTTCCCCGCATCTTCAATGTATGTAAAACTGTGTAGCGTATTTGGATTTCCTATCCATTGCGCTTTGTTCTTTTTGACAAACTTATTAAGTACCATCATATCAAAAAAGCTGTTCATGGAATCTGCTCCGTAAAAATCTGCCGCACGCGCAATGGTTACGTTTATTTTACCCGCTTTGGATTCATTCATTAATTGTTCGGCTATCTTTGCCCTTACTTCTCCTTTTAAACTACACGGATGGTAAGGTGTTGTTTCTATCATTGGGCCATTTACGAGGCCATACATATAAACATTATCGAAAAAAATTAACCTCGCACCAGTACGTTTAGTTAAGTTAATTACATTTTGAATAATAACCGGCCATTGTTGTTGCCATATTTTGATGTCGTAAACCAAACCGGCACACAGGTAGATTACTTTCGAACCTTCGGCAGCAGCGAAAAGTTCAGTTTCATTTAATAAATCGGCCTTAACCCAGCTTATATATGGGTTGCTTGTAGCTATTGGTTTTCTGCTAATCAGCCTAATGGTTTCGTTAGCATTGGTTAATTCTCTGGTTAGTGCGTTTGCTGTTGGTCCGCCGGCGCCAAGTATAGTATGCATATCATCATTCTTTGATTAGTTCAAAGTTATGCGGCATGGAACCATCAAAACGTTAACAAAAGATAAGGATTTTAGATTATTCCAGAATTGACGACTTTAATAGCCTGTTTGCTGGAAAATTGTCAACTCTTTTAGTGCAAAAGTGTTCTTTTACG
Proteins encoded in this region:
- a CDS encoding SDR family oxidoreductase, which encodes MIQYNTTHKNSIKTISILGCGWFGLAFARKLIQLSYQVKGSTTTPEKLSKLSEEGIQPFLVNLTAAQISADQDFFDADVLFICIPPRRNSTELPDYPQKVNSILAAAKDKSKHVVLISSTSVYADENKTVNENSEPNPDTDSGKVVLAAEILFKELFPENYTVIRFAGLIGPDRNPGRFFAGKSNVPNGLAPVNLIHQTDAVGVAVNLLEKQAFGRTYNACSPSHPAKMEFYTNAAKSTGLTEPNFIAEKKDWKIVESLNVPEFLGYAFEVGI
- a CDS encoding NAD-dependent epimerase/dehydratase family protein, which codes for MHTILGAGGPTANALTRELTNANETIRLISRKPIATSNPYISWVKADLLNETELFAAAEGSKVIYLCAGLVYDIKIWQQQWPVIIQNVINLTKRTGARLIFFDNVYMYGLVNGPMIETTPYHPCSLKGEVRAKIAEQLMNESKAGKINVTIARAADFYGADSMNSFFDMMVLNKFVKKNKAQWIGNPNTLHSFTYIEDAGKALFLLGQTPDSGNQIWHLPTAAPLKGKAFIAMAAKIYETKPQYLIINKLMLRLAGLFKKVVAGTIEMYYQYDHDYHFDSTKFEKAFNFKPTSYNDGILKLSRTMYKKQN